ACGGCGGCCAGCGCGCTGATGGCTGCCGATCGTGTTGCCAGCGATGCACGCCAGACAATGTTCGCCGCGGATTTCGGTATTACCGGACGCCATGGCGTCGATGAGACGCGCCAGGTCCAAGCCTTTCTAGATGCGTGTACGCGGGCGGGGGGGCGGATCGCGCATTTCGGGGGGATGCGGGTTCGGATCAGCGGTCCGTTGATCGCGCGCAATGTCGGCATCGTCTTCGATCGACAAAGCTACGGCGTCGAGGATCCTGGCTTCCAGGTCAGCGGCAGCGGCTATACCGCGCTCACCGTCACCGGTCTCGTTCCAGACTTCAACGTGGCGATCTATGGCAGCGGCGAAGCGACGTTCGATGGGAACGGACGGATCGCGCGCGACACGCGTCCTGCAGTCAACGGTTTCCAGTTTGGCCATCCGGACGGCCGCGAACCGCTGATGTCGAGCTTGATCCGGTATGCCCGGGCGTACAAGCTGTCGGGCTTCGGCATTCGGCATACCATCTGCTTCGATACGACCTTCATTGCCGAGAGCGTCGAGGAGTGCGGCAACGATCGCCACTATGCCTTCGAAGTGAGCGGTTCGGCGACGGGCAACTGCAACGAGAGCGTCTGGCTGAGGGTCCAGGTCGAACTGGCCGTATCGCAGGCGATATACATCGATCCCAACACGCTGATGTGCCTGTTCGCCAAGATACACAGCGAGCGGGCGACGGCGATCGCTGGCCGACCGACTTGGCTGCTGGGTGGATCGTGCGAATTCGCCTCCGTCCGATGCCAGGCCAACAATCCCGACACGGCGACGATGCGGATCGTCAGCGCTCAGGCGGAATGCAGGAATTTTCGTATCGAGGGCAATATTCCGGTCGAGATCGATGCGACGGGTGGCATCATCAATCTGGACAATCCCATTGCGACGCTGACGCCCGTCGCCAACCAGAATGGTCGCGTGAACGTCACCGGTGGACAGGTGAGAGCCATGGCGATCGGGGCCGAGTGGACCTTCATCGGTACCCGGCTGGATCTGCTCGAGGTAGGGTACATGCCGCCGGGCCTACATTCCGTCGCCATGAGCTGCGACATCCGTACGCTGCGACCCCAGCAGGGCCGCTATGATGGGGAGATCATCCTGCAGTCGAGCCGCGCATCGGGAACGACCGCGACAGCCGAGGGGCGTTTGCGCCACCTGCACTTGCTCGGTGGATCTCGTTTCGTGGCGTCCGGTGGCCCCTTGCGGATCGTCAACCAGACGGTGACGATAGACGCCGCATCGCATGTCGCAGGATCGGTCGTCGTGCGCCAGGCAGCGTTGCGGCTGTTCGGTCGGATCGACGGCGACCTGACCATCGAGGGGCCACCACAAAGCCTTGCCGGCAGCGAGGCGATGGTGACCGGCAGAGTCGTCGGCTGGGATCGTCCACGCGCGACCGATACGCTGGGCGACGTTCCTAACGGTACCTATTGCAAGCATCTGTCGCCATCGCGAGAGACGTTACGCAGCGGCTCAAGGCTGGTGACGGGGTGGATCCGGGCGGAACGCGATTGGGTCGCGCTGACGGCGTGACTGCAGTACCGCGCAGCCCAGCCTTGCCCAAGAACGCCCTTTTGGCGATCCCTCCAGCTATGTCCTTCCGGCTTGATTGATGACGAAGCGTGATTGCACGGCTAAAGCGAATTCATGGTTCGAGTGCCGAGATTGAAATGCCGTTGATGTCGAGATCGGGTTCGCGCCCTCATTCCTCCAGAGCCGGACGAGGCACGGGTAAAGGTGCAACCGGAACCCGGATAGCCGACTGGTTCCGGATCGCATCGGGCGAGCGCTGGCTTGCGGGCACGGCCGGTCTTCAGATCGTCGGATTGTGGCTGGCGGGGGGCGGTGTGACCGGGATCGGCGCCACGGCATTGATCGGCGTCCTGACGATGATCCTGCTCTTCGCCGGTATTCTGAACAATATCCCACTAACCCTTGCGACGGCAGCTCCGAGCGCCCGTATCGTGCTCATTGGGGTGATTGTGCTGCCGCTGCTCCAGTTGGTGCCTCTGCCACCGACTGTGTGGCAGCAGCTGCCAGGGCAGGATCTGCGACTGGAAGCCTATACGCTGATCGGTATCGTCAACACTTGGCAGCCGCTGTCGCTGACCCCGGCGAACACCGTCTACACGGCTATCATGGCGATCGCGTTTGTCACCCTGACCCTGGTTCTGATGACCGTGTCGAGGGAGACGCAGATGGTCCTGCTGCGCCTGATCTTGGTAACCATCGGCGTCGGCCTGCTCGTCGGCGTCGCTCAGGTGGCGAGCGGTGGTGGCGCGATGCGGGTTCGCGACCAAGCGGATCACGGCGCGTTGATCGGCTTCTTCTCAAACAAGAACCACATGGCCTTGATCCTGGCGGCATCCTTGCCGATGGTCGCGCTGCTGAGCGGGGCATACGATCGGCATCGCAACCGCATTTCCTGGATATTCGTCGGCTATTGGGTGCTCTGCATCTTTGCCGTGCTCATGACCAATAGCCGCGCCGGCGTGTTGCTGAGCCTGCTGGCAACCGTGCTGATCGGCATCCGGACGTTGCGTGACCAGCCGCGCCGTTACCTGATCGGCGGATCGGTGCTGGTCTTGGGGCTGGCGGCCTTCGTGACTACGCTGCCGCAGGTCGATGCGTTGTTCGATCGGTTCAACACGGTGGGTGACGATCTGCGCTGGCGTTTCGCCTGGCAAAGCCTGCCGCTGCTTCAAGAATATTGGCTGGCCGGATCGGGCAGCGGCAGCTTCAGTCGGCTCTATGCCGTTCATGAACAGCTAGCCTGGGTGAAACCGACCTTTGTGAATCACCTTCACGACGATTTCTATCAGGTCGCAATCGAGCAGGGCTTGGCGGGCGTGCTGCTGCTGGCGCTGACGGTGTTTTCGTTGATCTCGTCAGGTGCACGGGCCTGGCTGTCCGATCCGGCACGGCACAACGCGATCTTCTGCTCGGGAACGATCGTACTGTTGTTCGCATTGCACAGCATCGTCGATTACCCATTGCGAAGGCCTGCGACCTTCCCGGTATTGGCGATCGCCTTCGCCATGATCTGGTGGCAGGGACGCGACGGTCTTGGAAACCGCGCGCCCGATGTGGTAACGTCAAAGGGGTAATCGGTTTTGGCGCAGCGCAGCAAAATCTTGCCGCGAGACAGCGTTTGCTGCTAGTCATCCCCCGATCGAATATGATTTTCGCGTTGGCCGCCGCGTGCAAGACGTCGCGCGAAAGATAAGGTACCAGTCGTTGCTTAAACATAAGATTGCGGTCGGCGCGCTCGTCCTGCTGATTGCTGGCTGTTCGGGGGGCAAGCGGGTTCCGCTCGGCGCGCCGGCCTATCAGCCCAACCCGATCACCGCCACAACACCGAGTGACGATTATCTGATTGGTCCGCGCGATACAATTTCGGTAAAAGTTGTCGGCGAACCCGACCTGACGCTGGAAGAGCAGCCGGTGTCCCTAGCTGGCAATCTTTCGATGCCGCTGCTCGGGCAAGTGCCGGCCGCCGGTCGTACCGTCGAACAGGTCGCCCAAGACATCACCACGGGCCTCAACCGGCGCTATCTTCGCCGGGCCAGCGTTTCGGTCGCGGTCGTCAAGGCGGTGAACTACGCCTTCACAATCGAAGGCCAAATTCAGAAGCCCGGCGTTTACGAGATTCCGGGGCGTGTCTCGCTGTTGCAGGCGGTGGCTCTGGGTAGCGGCTTCACCGCCGATGCCGAGGTGGAGGACATCATCGTGATCCGGCGGATGAACGGGCAGCAATATGCGGCTAGGTTTAATATCGACGATATCCGCTACGCACGATATCCTGATCCCGAGATCAAACAGTCCGACGTGGTCGTGGTCGGAACCTCCCAACGCAGCAGATTTACGCGGAATCTGATTTCTGCTCTTCCCGGCCTTGCCGCCGTGGCGGGCGTATTCTTGGCGTTCCGGTAAGTAGGATGAGCACAACAATGTCGTCCGATATCGCCGATCGCGAGGGTTTTGAACCGACGCGTGACAAGCCGTCGACCAGCATAAACAACGCGCCGGCCGGTGGCTTCAACCTGCGTGAAATGTACGCGGCCATCTATCGCTCTCGTGTGCCGATCATCGCCATTATGGTATCGATGATCGCCATCGCAATCGTCTATTCGCTGGTCGCGACACGCTATTACCGCAGCACGGTGACGATCGAGGTTCGCCAGGAAGCGGAAAAGGTGCTCGGCACCGAGGCCGATCGCGAAGGCGGCGCATCGCGCGGGGATACCGAGAAGTTCCTCCAGACGCAGCTCGACATCATCCGCAGCCGCGGCGTCGCCAATGCCGTCGCACAGAGCAAGGGCTATTATCGCGGCACCAACTTCCTTGTGCGGATGAAGGCGATCGATGCCGATGACGCTGATGAACCAATTCCGGTCGATATTCGCCGCGAACAGGTGATTGCCGCGTTGCTCAAGGGGTTGAAGGCAGAATTCAGCGGTAACACCCGCATCGCCGACCTGTCGTTCCAGAGCCCGGACGCAGCCCTCGCTGCGGAAGTCGCCAACGCCTATGCCGATGCGTTCATCCGCAACAACCTAAACCGCAAATTCAACAGTTCGTCCTACGCACTCGATTTCCTTCGCGATCAGCTTCGCGAGGCGCAGGAGCGTCTGCAGAAATCCGAGCGCGATGCGCTGGCTTATGGGCGGCAGACGCGGATCATCGACGTGAGCAACGCTGCGGGAAGCAGTGCGAGCGGCAGTTCGCCGCAGCCGCAATCGCTGGTCACCGCGCGATTGGTTCAGCTAAACCAGAGCTATTCCGCCGCGCTCTCCGATCGGATCCAGGCCGAGCAGAAATGGCGTCAGACCAATGCCACCCCGCTGATGAACATTCCCGAGGTGTTGAACAGTTCGGCGATCCAGCAGTTGCTGGACCAGCAGGCGCAGCTCGAGGCGACCTATCGCCAGGAACTGTCGACACGGCAGGCCGATCACCCCGCGGTCCAGCGCGCAGCGGCGCAGCTAGCCGCGATCAAGGGCCAGATCACCGGGATCGCGGGTAACATCCGCCGGTCGGTACAGGCCCCCTACGAGGTGGCGATGGCCCGCGAACGCGAGATCGCCGGCGAACTCGAGCGGCTCAAGAACAACACCCTCACCGAACAGTCGCAGGGCATCCAGCTGTCGATCCTGCGGCGCGAGGCGGACACCAACCGCCAGCAGTATGACTCGCTGCTCCGGCGTTACAACGAACTGAATGCAGAGGCGGGGGTTCAGACCAATAACCTCAACATCGTCGATCGTGCCGATGTGCCGCGTGCGACTGCTTGGCCAAAGCCGCTCCTGAACCTGGCGCTTGCGATCGCGGTGGGTCTCATCCTGTCGATGGGCTTCGTCATTGCGCGCCAGCAGCTGTTCGACGGCATCCGTACCCCGGACGACATTACCGACCGGTTGCGCCTGTCCTTCCTGGGCAGCACACCGGTCGTTGCCGATCCGAAGGGCGAAATCGATCTGCCCAAGTCGACCATCAGCGAGGCATTCGGATCGATCCGCACTAGCTTGATGATGGCCTCCAACCACGGCCTGCCCCGGACGTTGATGGTGACCAGCACCCAGGCTCAGGAAGGCAAGTCGAGCGCGTCCCAAGCCTTGGCTGTCAGTCTCGGCCGGCTCGGGCGCAAGGTGGTCGTGGTGGACGTCGATTTCCGGCGACCCAACGTCCACCGGATGTTTGGCGTGTCGAACAAGCAGGGGCTGAGCGGCGTCGTTGCCGGGCAGCTAAGCCTCGACCAGGCCGTTCAGGAATCGTCGTTCGACAACGTCAGCTTCGTGCCTGCCGGTGCATTGCCGCCCAATCCGGCGGAGATGATCTCCAGCGAGCGGATGAAGGAGCTGACGCGCGAGCTATCGTCGCGTTTTGACTTGGTGCTGTTCGACTCCGCACCGGTTTTGGGTCTCGCCGATGCGGTGATCCTGGCTTCCGAGATTGAGGCGACGCTGTTCATCATCGAAGCTGGCCGCAATTCGGTACGCGGCGTACAGGCAGCGCTTGCTCGTCTCGATCAGGGCGGCGCACGCATCGTCGGCGCGGTGTTGACCAAGTTCGATCCGAGCAGGTTCGGCTATGGGCAGGGCGATGCTTATGGCTACAATTACAGCTATGATTATG
This sequence is a window from Sphingomonadaceae bacterium OTU29LAMAA1. Protein-coding genes within it:
- a CDS encoding O-antigen ligase family protein — protein: MTGIGATALIGVLTMILLFAGILNNIPLTLATAAPSARIVLIGVIVLPLLQLVPLPPTVWQQLPGQDLRLEAYTLIGIVNTWQPLSLTPANTVYTAIMAIAFVTLTLVLMTVSRETQMVLLRLILVTIGVGLLVGVAQVASGGGAMRVRDQADHGALIGFFSNKNHMALILAASLPMVALLSGAYDRHRNRISWIFVGYWVLCIFAVLMTNSRAGVLLSLLATVLIGIRTLRDQPRRYLIGGSVLVLGLAAFVTTLPQVDALFDRFNTVGDDLRWRFAWQSLPLLQEYWLAGSGSGSFSRLYAVHEQLAWVKPTFVNHLHDDFYQVAIEQGLAGVLLLALTVFSLISSGARAWLSDPARHNAIFCSGTIVLLFALHSIVDYPLRRPATFPVLAIAFAMIWWQGRDGLGNRAPDVVTSKG
- a CDS encoding polysaccharide export protein gives rise to the protein MQDVARKIRYQSLLKHKIAVGALVLLIAGCSGGKRVPLGAPAYQPNPITATTPSDDYLIGPRDTISVKVVGEPDLTLEEQPVSLAGNLSMPLLGQVPAAGRTVEQVAQDITTGLNRRYLRRASVSVAVVKAVNYAFTIEGQIQKPGVYEIPGRVSLLQAVALGSGFTADAEVEDIIVIRRMNGQQYAARFNIDDIRYARYPDPEIKQSDVVVVGTSQRSRFTRNLISALPGLAAVAGVFLAFR
- a CDS encoding polysaccharide biosynthesis tyrosine autokinase, translated to MSSDIADREGFEPTRDKPSTSINNAPAGGFNLREMYAAIYRSRVPIIAIMVSMIAIAIVYSLVATRYYRSTVTIEVRQEAEKVLGTEADREGGASRGDTEKFLQTQLDIIRSRGVANAVAQSKGYYRGTNFLVRMKAIDADDADEPIPVDIRREQVIAALLKGLKAEFSGNTRIADLSFQSPDAALAAEVANAYADAFIRNNLNRKFNSSSYALDFLRDQLREAQERLQKSERDALAYGRQTRIIDVSNAAGSSASGSSPQPQSLVTARLVQLNQSYSAALSDRIQAEQKWRQTNATPLMNIPEVLNSSAIQQLLDQQAQLEATYRQELSTRQADHPAVQRAAAQLAAIKGQITGIAGNIRRSVQAPYEVAMAREREIAGELERLKNNTLTEQSQGIQLSILRREADTNRQQYDSLLRRYNELNAEAGVQTNNLNIVDRADVPRATAWPKPLLNLALAIAVGLILSMGFVIARQQLFDGIRTPDDITDRLRLSFLGSTPVVADPKGEIDLPKSTISEAFGSIRTSLMMASNHGLPRTLMVTSTQAQEGKSSASQALAVSLGRLGRKVVVVDVDFRRPNVHRMFGVSNKQGLSGVVAGQLSLDQAVQESSFDNVSFVPAGALPPNPAEMISSERMKELTRELSSRFDLVLFDSAPVLGLADAVILASEIEATLFIIEAGRNSVRGVQAALARLDQGGARIVGAVLTKFDPSRFGYGQGDAYGYNYSYDYAEK